The following coding sequences lie in one Prosthecobacter vanneervenii genomic window:
- a CDS encoding DUF1501 domain-containing protein — protein MNAAQMTRRQLFGRASAGIGTAALASLLGEGRALTAPHFAPKAKRVIYLFMHGGPSQLDLFDHKPGLQKLHGQEFPASVLGDQRLTGMTSGQKSKPVTASMFRFQQHGQSGAWMSELLPHMGRVADEMCIIRSMHTEAINHDPGVTLLQTGHQQPGRPSFGAWASYGLGSENASLPAFVVLISRGSAARPADPLYARLWGSGFLPSNHQGVSFRSSGDPVLYLSNPPGLSAATRRDELDVIQALNRKQLAQQLDPEIETRISQYEMAYRMQSSVPDLSSLKDESAATFEAYGPQSRVPGSFAANCLLARRMAESGVRFIQLYHRGWDQHYNLPSDLRLQCGDIDQPCAALITDLKQRGLLDDTLIIWGGEFGRTTFSQGKLEPTNYGRDHHGRCFTMWLAGGGVKPGLQYGETDDFCFNVARDPVHVHDLNATLLHQLGIDHERLTYRAEGRDFRLTDVHGRVLKGLLA, from the coding sequence ATGAACGCCGCCCAGATGACCCGCCGCCAGCTTTTTGGCCGTGCCTCCGCAGGCATCGGCACCGCCGCGCTGGCCTCACTGCTCGGTGAGGGACGGGCGCTGACCGCGCCGCATTTCGCGCCGAAGGCCAAGCGTGTGATCTACCTCTTCATGCACGGCGGGCCGTCACAGCTGGATCTGTTTGATCACAAGCCCGGGCTGCAAAAACTGCACGGCCAGGAGTTCCCGGCCTCCGTGCTGGGAGATCAGCGCCTCACCGGCATGACCAGCGGGCAGAAGAGCAAACCCGTCACCGCATCCATGTTCCGCTTTCAGCAGCACGGCCAGTCCGGCGCGTGGATGAGCGAGCTGCTGCCGCACATGGGCCGCGTGGCCGATGAGATGTGCATCATCCGCTCCATGCATACGGAGGCCATCAATCATGATCCGGGCGTGACGCTGCTACAGACCGGCCACCAGCAGCCCGGGCGGCCCAGCTTTGGCGCGTGGGCCAGCTACGGCCTCGGCAGCGAGAATGCCAGCCTGCCCGCCTTTGTGGTGCTCATCTCCCGTGGCAGCGCTGCGCGTCCTGCGGACCCGCTCTATGCGCGTCTCTGGGGCTCGGGCTTTCTGCCTTCCAATCATCAGGGCGTGAGCTTCCGCAGCAGCGGCGATCCCGTGCTCTATCTCTCCAATCCTCCCGGCCTCAGCGCCGCCACACGGCGGGACGAGCTGGACGTCATCCAGGCGCTCAATCGCAAACAGCTCGCCCAGCAGCTTGATCCCGAAATCGAGACGCGCATCTCACAGTATGAAATGGCCTACCGCATGCAGAGCAGCGTGCCGGACCTGAGCAGCCTCAAAGACGAGAGCGCCGCCACCTTCGAGGCCTACGGCCCGCAGTCTCGCGTGCCCGGCAGCTTTGCGGCGAATTGCCTCCTCGCGCGCCGCATGGCGGAGAGCGGTGTGCGCTTCATCCAGCTCTACCATCGCGGCTGGGACCAGCACTACAATCTGCCCAGCGACCTCCGCCTGCAGTGCGGCGACATCGACCAGCCCTGCGCCGCCCTCATCACCGACCTCAAGCAGCGCGGCCTGCTGGACGACACGCTCATCATCTGGGGCGGTGAGTTTGGCCGCACCACCTTCTCCCAGGGCAAGCTGGAGCCCACCAACTACGGCCGCGACCACCACGGCCGCTGCTTCACGATGTGGCTGGCCGGTGGCGGTGTGAAGCCCGGCCTGCAATACGGCGAGACGGACGACTTCTGCTTCAACGTGGCCCGCGATCCTGTGCATGTGCACGATCTCAACGCCACCCTCCTGCACCAGCTCGGCATCGATCACGAACGCCTCACCTACCGCGCCGAAGGCCGTGACTTCCGCCTCACGGATGTGCATGGGCGCGTGCTGAAGGGACTGCTGGCGTAA
- a CDS encoding phytoene/squalene synthase family protein, which translates to MTSGTLSTDQIVRRAKSNLAFALACLPKERRRDMISFYAFCRVVDDIADDPEASPADKERELAHWKRCVEAGQPPGHPVLDEAVLLPKKYDFPRAWLGEIIDGVASDITKTRYETFEELLGYCYKVASVVGLVSIEIFGHQNPATKDYAINLGYALQFTNIIRDVGQDARETGRIYLPRAELRKFGVLESEIMDARPSERFIKMMDFQYKRARGYYEAAQKCLPPEDRKSMVASEIMGAIYSRILEKLKRERYPVFTKRARLSKLHKVWILASHLIKARFGK; encoded by the coding sequence ATGACCAGCGGCACGCTCTCTACAGACCAGATCGTGCGGCGGGCGAAGTCGAACCTGGCTTTTGCGCTCGCCTGCCTGCCCAAGGAACGCCGCCGGGACATGATCTCCTTTTATGCCTTCTGCCGAGTGGTGGATGACATCGCGGATGATCCGGAGGCCTCGCCTGCGGACAAGGAGCGCGAGCTGGCGCACTGGAAGCGCTGTGTGGAGGCGGGACAGCCGCCCGGGCACCCTGTGCTGGACGAGGCGGTGCTGCTGCCAAAGAAGTATGACTTTCCCCGTGCCTGGCTGGGAGAGATCATTGACGGCGTGGCCAGCGACATCACCAAGACGCGCTACGAGACCTTTGAGGAGCTGCTGGGCTACTGCTACAAAGTGGCCAGCGTGGTCGGCCTCGTGAGCATTGAGATCTTTGGCCATCAAAACCCGGCCACCAAGGACTACGCCATCAATCTGGGCTACGCCCTGCAGTTTACCAACATCATCCGCGACGTGGGGCAGGACGCCCGCGAGACCGGGCGCATTTACCTGCCGCGTGCGGAGCTGCGGAAGTTTGGCGTGCTGGAGAGCGAGATCATGGACGCCCGCCCCAGCGAGCGCTTCATTAAGATGATGGACTTCCAGTACAAGCGCGCACGCGGCTACTATGAGGCCGCGCAAAAGTGCCTGCCGCCGGAGGACCGCAAAAGCATGGTGGCCTCCGAGATCATGGGGGCTATCTACTCGCGCATCCTGGAGAAGCTCAAACGCGAGCGCTACCCCGTCTTCACCAAACGCGCCCGGCTGAGCAAGCTGCACAAGGTGTGGATCCTCGCCAGCCACTTGATCAAGGCGCGATTTGGGAAGTGA
- a CDS encoding DUF7133 domain-containing protein, with protein sequence MRPLALLLLLSTAILGHAETKPLKALLVAGGCCHDYAKQHVILSQGIQARANVQVDVVWTDDKSVTPPLPLYDNPDWAKGYDIIIHDECAAGVKDMALVKRILDVHQTIPAVHLHCAMHSFRTGTDVWFKHLGIQSASHGPQEPIAITFVDKEHPITKPLADWTTIKEELYNNVNIFDGHPLAMGKQVVKGKDVDYVVAWTNEKVGARSFSTTIGHNNDTVADDRYLDLVTRGLLWAMDKLTPEYLTPFKGQNKITFVPAKPVEAPKPPVLPKDGLPVKASASSEEKGKGNYAWKAVDGDDNTRWCANNPNYPQWLQLELEKPQALTGIQTVWENAGVYQFKVEGSSDGKTWSTLVDGSSNANKAPYTNEFAKVEGIRFVKIHALGKTSGGWASIREVRLQGPGIKAVAPKLSAEQKKEYDKASDPLKDAGNVTPKIVKLTPEQEAAILKDVKVADGFEVSLFAPPQSANYPVFIAAAPDGTLYVSSDGNGSLGRNPHRGRILRLKDHDGDGRADEVKEFVKDVDAPRGLVWDKDRLYLVHPPHLSAYIDKDGDGVADEEKVLVKNIAFGYKDRPADHTTNGLSLGIDGWLYIAGGDFGFMDAEGTDGRHLQHRGGGVIRVRPDGTGLEIYSTGTRNILEVAISPLMDIFARDNTNDGGGWNVRFHHFTGLDDHGYPRLYKNFNDECIQPLADYGGGSGCGAVYIDEPGFGQWNNAPFTCDWGTGALWHHQVKPKGATFEETRPPEPFIKMTRPTDADVDGNSRVYCASWKGATFNWEGPDVGYIVQVRPKGFKPEPLPDFAKASDAELVKALESPSHRRRLDAQRELVRRLSSKRRLRGGREFQESSFTKLIKHELNESLTLPNRAAALYGLECLGFDENDLALHVHHQNAQAQSIKDLVPLLAKALAVQPPHRVPVERVMPRHKEIHYCPEFAGPREWPSDGIQLRLAAARKLGAGLVLPEYATKVLIGAFSDSDLIVQHTVANATACASLNFDGKSVTVNCSDTTYNGGKNALALNALEAFDALSSRPDHAANCLRALMRIHTPEVVTGLIERLGKATDPALRHGILSALCRLHFHEGEWKGDSWGTRPDTRGPYYQPEPWSETPKIAAALKDALAKASPEEAAFLVKEMNRNRIQSNDALERILVLAKQDAKVIPDAVAQLATAETIPADAIPLLITAANSKDLDPQSAAATLANTLTAIAKTDNADAWMAALNALITLDAQQGSGKEQEAGRTAFLNAAKLENVHQAFEAEAAKVGTPTAAWAEAALLSLAARKTGSPEAREMSQKALDAGWADAKRRFQIINTAVKIKSHVMDDKILAAISDSDPRVVNAAQNAVKNLKLVAKGQDKTPKVGALKPEDALTAVLKTKGDIAIGEQIFTKATCVACHTTKETEAQKGPYLGNIAQTYKRPELAQNILDPNKTIAQGFASEVITLKDGTQQMGFITLESADNVKMRNVASQEFTFAVKDIKSRQRLPISIMPPGLMTNFSVYEFASLLDYLESLAKK encoded by the coding sequence ATGCGTCCCCTAGCACTCCTGCTCCTCCTCTCGACGGCCATTCTCGGCCATGCTGAAACCAAGCCTCTCAAGGCCCTGCTTGTGGCCGGTGGCTGCTGCCATGATTACGCCAAGCAGCATGTCATCCTCAGCCAGGGCATCCAGGCGCGGGCAAATGTTCAGGTGGATGTGGTGTGGACGGACGACAAATCGGTGACACCGCCGCTGCCGCTTTACGACAACCCCGACTGGGCCAAGGGCTACGACATCATCATTCACGATGAGTGCGCCGCCGGCGTGAAGGACATGGCGCTGGTGAAGCGCATCCTGGATGTGCACCAGACCATTCCCGCCGTGCACCTGCACTGCGCCATGCACAGCTTCCGCACCGGCACGGACGTGTGGTTCAAGCACCTCGGCATCCAGTCCGCCTCGCACGGTCCGCAGGAGCCCATCGCCATCACCTTCGTGGACAAGGAGCACCCCATCACCAAGCCGCTCGCCGACTGGACCACGATCAAGGAGGAGCTCTACAACAACGTGAACATCTTCGACGGCCATCCGCTGGCCATGGGCAAGCAGGTCGTCAAAGGCAAGGACGTGGACTACGTGGTGGCCTGGACGAATGAGAAGGTGGGCGCGCGCAGCTTCAGTACCACCATCGGCCACAACAACGACACCGTGGCGGATGACCGCTACCTCGACCTCGTGACACGCGGCCTGCTCTGGGCCATGGACAAGCTCACGCCGGAATACCTCACGCCCTTCAAGGGACAAAACAAGATCACCTTTGTGCCTGCCAAGCCCGTGGAAGCTCCCAAGCCGCCCGTGCTGCCCAAGGATGGACTGCCCGTGAAGGCCAGCGCCAGCAGCGAGGAAAAAGGCAAGGGCAACTATGCCTGGAAAGCTGTGGACGGCGACGATAACACCCGCTGGTGCGCCAACAACCCCAACTACCCGCAGTGGCTCCAGCTTGAGCTGGAAAAACCGCAAGCGCTCACCGGCATCCAGACCGTGTGGGAAAACGCCGGTGTGTATCAGTTTAAAGTCGAAGGCAGCAGCGATGGCAAAACCTGGAGCACGCTGGTGGATGGCAGCAGCAACGCCAACAAGGCTCCCTACACCAACGAGTTCGCCAAGGTGGAAGGCATCCGCTTTGTGAAGATCCACGCGCTGGGCAAGACCAGCGGCGGCTGGGCGAGCATCCGCGAGGTGCGTCTGCAAGGCCCTGGCATCAAGGCCGTGGCTCCGAAACTCAGCGCCGAGCAGAAGAAGGAATACGACAAAGCCAGCGATCCGCTGAAGGACGCGGGCAATGTGACGCCGAAGATCGTGAAGCTCACGCCGGAGCAGGAGGCCGCCATCCTGAAGGATGTGAAGGTGGCTGACGGCTTTGAGGTCTCCCTCTTTGCACCGCCACAGTCGGCGAACTACCCCGTCTTCATCGCCGCCGCCCCGGATGGCACGCTGTATGTGAGCAGCGATGGCAACGGCTCGCTGGGCCGCAATCCGCACCGTGGCCGCATTCTGCGCCTGAAGGATCACGATGGCGACGGCCGCGCCGATGAGGTGAAGGAATTCGTCAAAGACGTGGATGCTCCGCGTGGCCTCGTGTGGGACAAGGACCGCCTCTACCTCGTGCATCCGCCGCACCTCAGCGCCTACATCGACAAGGATGGCGACGGCGTGGCCGATGAGGAAAAGGTGCTGGTGAAAAACATCGCGTTTGGTTACAAAGACCGCCCCGCCGACCACACCACCAACGGCCTCAGCCTCGGCATCGACGGCTGGCTCTACATCGCCGGTGGCGACTTCGGTTTCATGGACGCCGAAGGCACCGACGGCAGGCATTTGCAGCATCGCGGCGGCGGCGTCATCCGCGTGCGCCCAGACGGCACCGGTTTGGAAATCTACAGCACCGGCACGCGCAACATTCTCGAAGTCGCCATCAGCCCGCTGATGGACATCTTTGCCCGTGACAACACCAACGACGGCGGCGGCTGGAACGTGCGCTTCCACCACTTCACCGGCCTCGATGACCACGGCTACCCGCGCCTCTACAAAAACTTCAATGACGAGTGCATCCAGCCCCTCGCCGACTACGGCGGCGGCAGCGGCTGCGGTGCCGTGTACATCGACGAACCCGGCTTCGGCCAGTGGAACAATGCCCCCTTCACCTGCGACTGGGGCACCGGTGCCCTCTGGCATCATCAGGTGAAGCCCAAAGGCGCGACCTTTGAGGAAACCCGCCCTCCTGAGCCTTTCATCAAAATGACCCGCCCCACCGACGCCGATGTCGATGGCAACAGCCGCGTCTATTGCGCGAGCTGGAAAGGCGCGACGTTCAACTGGGAAGGCCCCGATGTCGGCTACATCGTGCAGGTGCGTCCGAAAGGATTTAAGCCTGAGCCGCTGCCGGATTTTGCGAAGGCGAGTGATGCGGAGTTGGTGAAAGCGCTGGAGTCACCAAGCCATCGCCGCAGGCTGGATGCGCAGAGGGAGTTGGTGCGGAGGCTTTCTTCAAAAAGAAGGCTGCGTGGAGGTCGAGAATTTCAGGAATCATCATTTACTAAACTCATCAAGCATGAGCTGAATGAGTCATTAACCCTACCCAATAGGGCGGCGGCTTTGTATGGGCTGGAGTGCCTTGGATTCGACGAAAACGATTTGGCTCTTCATGTTCATCATCAAAATGCCCAGGCTCAGAGCATCAAAGATCTCGTTCCGCTTCTTGCAAAAGCATTGGCTGTCCAACCTCCGCATCGAGTGCCTGTTGAGAGGGTGATGCCGAGGCATAAAGAGATTCATTATTGCCCTGAATTTGCAGGTCCCAGGGAGTGGCCTTCTGATGGAATTCAATTGCGCTTGGCGGCGGCAAGGAAACTCGGCGCTGGGCTGGTTTTGCCAGAATACGCTACAAAAGTTTTGATCGGAGCGTTTAGTGATTCTGATCTCATCGTTCAGCACACTGTCGCAAACGCTACGGCTTGTGCCTCTCTTAACTTTGACGGTAAGAGTGTGACTGTTAATTGCTCAGATACGACCTACAACGGAGGGAAAAATGCTTTGGCCCTTAATGCCCTGGAAGCATTTGATGCATTGTCTTCGAGGCCAGATCACGCCGCTAACTGCTTGCGTGCTTTGATGCGTATCCACACCCCCGAAGTCGTCACCGGCCTCATTGAGCGCCTGGGCAAAGCCACCGATCCCGCATTGCGCCATGGCATCCTCTCCGCACTTTGCCGCCTGCATTTCCATGAGGGCGAATGGAAGGGCGATTCTTGGGGCACGCGCCCGGACACACGCGGGCCGTATTACCAGCCCGAGCCATGGAGCGAGACGCCGAAGATCGCAGCGGCGCTGAAGGACGCGCTAGCGAAGGCTTCGCCGGAAGAGGCAGCGTTTTTGGTGAAGGAGATGAACCGCAACCGCATCCAGTCGAATGATGCGCTGGAGCGCATTCTCGTGCTGGCGAAACAGGATGCGAAGGTGATCCCGGATGCGGTGGCGCAGCTCGCCACGGCGGAGACGATTCCTGCCGATGCCATCCCGCTGCTGATCACTGCGGCCAACAGCAAGGATCTCGACCCGCAGAGCGCCGCAGCCACGCTGGCGAATACGCTGACGGCCATCGCCAAGACCGACAACGCGGACGCCTGGATGGCTGCGCTGAATGCACTGATCACGCTGGATGCCCAGCAGGGCTCCGGCAAGGAGCAGGAGGCGGGCAGGACGGCCTTCCTCAATGCCGCGAAGCTGGAGAACGTGCATCAGGCCTTTGAAGCCGAAGCCGCCAAGGTGGGCACGCCCACCGCCGCCTGGGCGGAGGCCGCACTGCTGAGCCTCGCCGCACGCAAGACCGGCAGCCCTGAAGCGCGCGAGATGTCGCAGAAGGCGCTCGATGCCGGATGGGCGGATGCGAAGCGCCGCTTCCAGATCATCAACACCGCCGTGAAGATCAAGAGCCACGTCATGGATGACAAAATCCTCGCCGCCATCTCCGACAGTGACCCTCGCGTAGTCAATGCCGCACAGAACGCCGTGAAGAACCTCAAGCTTGTGGCCAAAGGCCAGGACAAGACTCCGAAGGTCGGCGCACTCAAACCCGAAGACGCGCTCACCGCCGTGCTCAAGACCAAGGGAGACATCGCCATCGGCGAGCAGATCTTCACCAAGGCCACCTGCGTGGCCTGCCACACCACCAAGGAGACAGAGGCGCAGAAGGGGCCGTATCTCGGCAACATCGCGCAGACCTACAAACGCCCTGAGCTGGCCCAAAACATCCTCGATCCGAACAAGACGATCGCGCAGGGATTTGCCAGCGAAGTGATCACGCTCAAAGACGGCACGCAGCAGATGGGCTTCATCACCCTGGAGTCCGCCGACAACGTAAAGATGCGGAATGTTGCCTCCCAGGAGTTCACCTTTGCTGTGAAGGACATCAAGAGCCGCCAGCGCCTGCCCATCTCCATCATGCCGCCCGGCCTGATGACGAACTTCAGTGTTTATGAGTTCGCCAGCCTGCTGGATTACCTGGAGTCATTGGCGAAGAAGTAG